The following proteins come from a genomic window of Meles meles chromosome 1, mMelMel3.1 paternal haplotype, whole genome shotgun sequence:
- the SLC66A1 gene encoding lysosomal amino acid transporter 1 homolog isoform X3 gives MLSLYFHYKFKKRPSLLSTPINSVLLFILGLACAAPLLRTTGPVAARREVFRSRMLLSVEPGSKPFTQQEIIGFVIGSVSSVLYLLSRLPQIRTNFLRKSTQGVSYSLFALVMLGNTLYGLSVLLKNPEVGESEGSYLLHHLPWLVGSLGVLLLDTVISIQFLMYRDTATSSERQPLLPS, from the exons ATGCTGTCCCTCTACTTTCACTACAAGTTTAAGAAGCGCCCCTCTCTGC TGTCTACCCCCATCAATTCTGTGCTGCTGTTCATCTTGGGGCTGGCATGTGCCGCCCCGCTGCTGAGGACCACGGGCCCTGTGGCCGCCCGGAGGGAGGTGTTCCGGAGTCGGATGCTCCTGTCAGTGGAGCCGGGCAGTAAG CCCTTCACGCAGCAGGAGATCATCGGCTTCGTCATCGGCTCAGTGTCCAGCGTGCTCTACCTGCTCTCCCGGCTGCCTCAGATCCGCACCAAC TTCCTGAGGAAGTCCACGCAAGGCGTCTCCTACTCGCTGTTCGCCTTGGTGATGCTGGGGAACACGCTGTACGGGTTGAGCGTGCTGCTCAAAAACCCGGAGGTGGGCGAGAGCGAGGGCAGCTACCTGCTGCACCACCTGCCCTGGCTCGTGGGCAGCCTGGGCGTGCTGCTGCTCGACACTGTT ATCTCCATACAGTTCCTGATGTACAGGGACACGGCCACCTCCTCGGAgcgccagcccctcctccccagtTGA
- the SLC66A1 gene encoding lysosomal amino acid transporter 1 homolog isoform X1, whose amino-acid sequence MVWKKLGSGNFSDCPNGSRRWIWDVFGECAQDGWDEASVGLGLISIVCFAASTFPQYIKACRTGNMDQALSLWFLLGWIGGDSCNLIGSFLADQLPLQTYTAVYYVLADLVMLSLYFHYKFKKRPSLLSTPINSVLLFILGLACAAPLLRTTGPVAARREVFRSRMLLSVEPGSKPFTQQEIIGFVIGSVSSVLYLLSRLPQIRTNFLRKSTQGVSYSLFALVMLGNTLYGLSVLLKNPEVGESEGSYLLHHLPWLVGSLGVLLLDTVISIQFLMYRDTATSSERQPLLPS is encoded by the exons ATGGTCTGGAAGAAACTGGGCTCCGGCAACTTCTCCGACTGCCCCAATGGCTCCCGCCGGTGGATATGGGACGTGTTCGGCGAATGCGCCCAGGACGGCTGGGATGAGGCCAGCGTGGGCCTGGGCTTGATCTCCATTGTCTGTTTTGCAGCATCCACCTTCCC CCAGTACATCAAGGCCTGCAGGACGGGCAACATGGACCAGGCGCTGTCTCTGTGGTTCCTTTTGGGCTGGATTGGAGGGGATTCCTGCAATCTCATCGGCTCCTTCCTCGCTGACCAGCTGCCCCTGCAG ACCTACACGGCGGTGTACTACGTGCTGGCGGACCTGGTGATGCTGTCCCTCTACTTTCACTACAAGTTTAAGAAGCGCCCCTCTCTGC TGTCTACCCCCATCAATTCTGTGCTGCTGTTCATCTTGGGGCTGGCATGTGCCGCCCCGCTGCTGAGGACCACGGGCCCTGTGGCCGCCCGGAGGGAGGTGTTCCGGAGTCGGATGCTCCTGTCAGTGGAGCCGGGCAGTAAG CCCTTCACGCAGCAGGAGATCATCGGCTTCGTCATCGGCTCAGTGTCCAGCGTGCTCTACCTGCTCTCCCGGCTGCCTCAGATCCGCACCAAC TTCCTGAGGAAGTCCACGCAAGGCGTCTCCTACTCGCTGTTCGCCTTGGTGATGCTGGGGAACACGCTGTACGGGTTGAGCGTGCTGCTCAAAAACCCGGAGGTGGGCGAGAGCGAGGGCAGCTACCTGCTGCACCACCTGCCCTGGCTCGTGGGCAGCCTGGGCGTGCTGCTGCTCGACACTGTT ATCTCCATACAGTTCCTGATGTACAGGGACACGGCCACCTCCTCGGAgcgccagcccctcctccccagtTGA
- the SLC66A1 gene encoding lysosomal amino acid transporter 1 homolog isoform X2: protein MDQALSLWFLLGWIGGDSCNLIGSFLADQLPLQTYTAVYYVLADLVMLSLYFHYKFKKRPSLLSTPINSVLLFILGLACAAPLLRTTGPVAARREVFRSRMLLSVEPGSKPFTQQEIIGFVIGSVSSVLYLLSRLPQIRTNFLRKSTQGVSYSLFALVMLGNTLYGLSVLLKNPEVGESEGSYLLHHLPWLVGSLGVLLLDTVISIQFLMYRDTATSSERQPLLPS from the exons ATGGACCAGGCGCTGTCTCTGTGGTTCCTTTTGGGCTGGATTGGAGGGGATTCCTGCAATCTCATCGGCTCCTTCCTCGCTGACCAGCTGCCCCTGCAG ACCTACACGGCGGTGTACTACGTGCTGGCGGACCTGGTGATGCTGTCCCTCTACTTTCACTACAAGTTTAAGAAGCGCCCCTCTCTGC TGTCTACCCCCATCAATTCTGTGCTGCTGTTCATCTTGGGGCTGGCATGTGCCGCCCCGCTGCTGAGGACCACGGGCCCTGTGGCCGCCCGGAGGGAGGTGTTCCGGAGTCGGATGCTCCTGTCAGTGGAGCCGGGCAGTAAG CCCTTCACGCAGCAGGAGATCATCGGCTTCGTCATCGGCTCAGTGTCCAGCGTGCTCTACCTGCTCTCCCGGCTGCCTCAGATCCGCACCAAC TTCCTGAGGAAGTCCACGCAAGGCGTCTCCTACTCGCTGTTCGCCTTGGTGATGCTGGGGAACACGCTGTACGGGTTGAGCGTGCTGCTCAAAAACCCGGAGGTGGGCGAGAGCGAGGGCAGCTACCTGCTGCACCACCTGCCCTGGCTCGTGGGCAGCCTGGGCGTGCTGCTGCTCGACACTGTT ATCTCCATACAGTTCCTGATGTACAGGGACACGGCCACCTCCTCGGAgcgccagcccctcctccccagtTGA